The following coding sequences are from one Novosphingobium sp. Gsoil 351 window:
- the rpsQ gene encoding 30S ribosomal protein S17, giving the protein MPKRILVGTVVSDKPDKTVVVKVERKVKHPLYAKIIRRSKKYHAHDEDNAFKAGETVRIEETAPISKLKTWKVVDRVQAGKAAAVEADV; this is encoded by the coding sequence ATGCCCAAGCGAATTCTGGTCGGGACCGTGGTTTCCGACAAGCCCGACAAAACCGTGGTGGTCAAGGTCGAGCGCAAGGTGAAGCACCCGCTCTATGCGAAGATCATCCGCCGCTCGAAGAAGTACCATGCGCACGACGAAGACAACGCGTTCAAGGCGGGTGAGACCGTGCGGATCGAAGAGACCGCGCCGATTTCCAAGCTGAAGACGTGGAAGGTCGTCGACCGCGTGCAGGCCGGCAAGGCCGCCGCCGTCGAAGCCGACGTCTGA
- the rplR gene encoding 50S ribosomal protein L18, with translation MGKLTVFDRRRRRVRTTLKARAGGRPRLSVHRSGRHIYAQIIDDAKGHTLAAASTVGKAGSDKSGANIAAAADVGKALAEAATKAGVTSVVFDRGGFLFHGRVKALADAAREGGLEF, from the coding sequence ATGGGCAAGCTCACCGTTTTCGACCGCCGCCGGCGGCGGGTCCGCACCACGCTCAAGGCGCGCGCCGGGGGCCGTCCGCGGCTGTCCGTGCACCGTTCGGGCCGTCACATCTACGCCCAGATCATCGACGACGCGAAAGGCCACACCCTGGCCGCAGCATCGACGGTCGGCAAGGCCGGGTCGGACAAGTCCGGCGCGAACATCGCGGCGGCTGCGGACGTCGGCAAGGCGCTGGCCGAGGCTGCGACCAAGGCGGGCGTGACCAGCGTCGTGTTCGATCGCGGCGGTTTCCTGTTCCACGGTCGCGTCAAGGCGCTGGCCGATGCCGCCCGCGAAGGCGGGCTGGAGTTCTGA
- a CDS encoding adenylate kinase, whose product MNIILLGPPGAGKGTQAQRLVEAHGMKQLSTGDMLRAAVKAGTPVGLQAKAVMDAGELVSDEIVSALIGDELDALAPGQGAIFDGYPRTAAQAASLDAILEERGQTLEHVIELDVDEDALVERITGRFTCATCGKGYHDKFEQPKVAQTCDKCGGHDFKRRPDDNEATVRTRMAEYRAKTAPILPIYEARGIVSRVDGMGDMDDVTAAIEAVLGS is encoded by the coding sequence GTGAACATCATCCTGTTGGGACCGCCGGGTGCGGGCAAGGGCACCCAGGCGCAACGCCTGGTCGAAGCCCACGGCATGAAGCAGCTATCGACCGGAGACATGCTCCGCGCCGCGGTGAAGGCGGGAACCCCGGTCGGCCTCCAGGCCAAGGCGGTGATGGACGCGGGCGAGCTGGTCTCGGATGAGATCGTCTCGGCGCTGATCGGCGACGAGCTCGACGCGCTGGCGCCGGGCCAGGGTGCGATCTTCGACGGGTATCCCCGCACCGCCGCGCAGGCCGCCTCGCTCGACGCGATCCTCGAGGAGCGAGGCCAAACCCTCGAACACGTGATCGAACTCGACGTCGACGAGGATGCGCTGGTCGAGCGGATCACCGGGCGCTTCACCTGCGCCACGTGCGGCAAGGGCTACCACGACAAGTTCGAGCAACCCAAGGTCGCGCAAACCTGCGACAAATGCGGCGGCCACGACTTCAAGCGCCGGCCCGACGACAACGAGGCGACCGTGCGCACCCGCATGGCCGAATACCGCGCCAAGACCGCGCCGATCCTGCCGATCTACGAGGCCCGCGGGATCGTCAGCCGGGTCGATGGCATGGGCGACATGGACGATGTGACAGCGGCGATCGAGGCGGTTCTGGGCTCCTGA
- the rplN gene encoding 50S ribosomal protein L14, whose amino-acid sequence MIQMQSQLDVADNSGAKRVQCIKVLGGSKRRVAGVGDVIVVSVKEAQPRARVKKGDVHRAVIVRTRKDVRRADGSVIRFDTNAAVLINKNEEPIGTRIFGPVVRELRGRGFMKIISLAPEVL is encoded by the coding sequence ATGATCCAGATGCAGTCCCAGCTCGACGTCGCGGATAACAGCGGCGCCAAGCGCGTCCAGTGCATCAAAGTGCTGGGCGGATCCAAGCGGCGGGTGGCCGGCGTCGGCGACGTGATCGTCGTCTCCGTCAAGGAGGCGCAGCCGCGCGCCCGCGTCAAGAAGGGCGACGTTCACCGCGCGGTGATCGTGCGGACCCGCAAGGACGTGCGCCGCGCCGATGGCAGCGTGATCCGCTTCGACACCAACGCCGCGGTGCTGATCAACAAGAACGAGGAGCCGATCGGCACCCGTATCTTTGGCCCGGTGGTGCGCGAACTGCGCGGCCGCGGGTTCATGAAGATCATCAGTCTTGCGCCGGAGGTGCTGTGA
- the rplE gene encoding 50S ribosomal protein L5, whose protein sequence is MADKYTPRMRTKYDQEIVKAMTERFGYKNAMEVPRIEKVTLNMGVGEGTQDKKKVTTAATEMGLIAGQKPVVTIAKKSVAQFKLREGMAIGCKVTLRRERMYEFLDRLITVAMPRIRDFRGLNPKSFDGRGNYAMGLKEQIVFPEISYDQIEKVRGMDIIVTTTAKTDDEARELLRLFGFPFPPEASEEKQAA, encoded by the coding sequence ATGGCTGATAAATACACGCCGCGGATGCGGACGAAGTACGACCAGGAAATCGTCAAGGCGATGACCGAGCGCTTCGGCTACAAGAACGCGATGGAAGTGCCCCGGATCGAGAAGGTCACGCTCAACATGGGCGTGGGCGAAGGCACCCAGGACAAGAAGAAGGTGACCACCGCGGCCACCGAGATGGGTTTGATCGCCGGGCAGAAGCCGGTCGTGACCATCGCCAAGAAGTCGGTCGCCCAGTTCAAGCTGCGCGAAGGCATGGCGATCGGTTGCAAGGTGACCCTGCGGCGCGAGCGGATGTACGAGTTTCTCGACCGCCTGATCACCGTCGCGATGCCCCGCATCCGCGATTTCCGCGGGCTCAACCCCAAGTCGTTCGACGGCCGCGGCAACTATGCGATGGGTCTCAAGGAACAGATCGTGTTCCCCGAGATCAGCTATGACCAGATCGAGAAGGTGCGGGGCATGGACATCATCGTGACCACCACCGCCAAGACCGACGACGAGGCGCGCGAACTGCTCCGCCTGTTTGGTTTCCCATTCCCGCCGGAGGCTTCTGAAGAGAAGCAGGCCGCCTGA
- the rplX gene encoding 50S ribosomal protein L24, which translates to MGAAKIKKGDSIVVRSGKDKGRTGTVLQVMPKDGKVLVEGVNVAARHRKPSQANPQGGIDRLPAPLHISKVALADPKDGKPTRVRFETKDGKKLRVAVKSGETIDG; encoded by the coding sequence ATGGGTGCCGCCAAGATCAAGAAGGGCGACAGCATCGTCGTCCGCTCGGGCAAGGACAAGGGCCGCACCGGCACCGTCCTGCAAGTGATGCCCAAGGACGGCAAGGTGCTGGTCGAAGGCGTCAATGTCGCCGCCCGCCACCGCAAGCCGAGCCAGGCGAACCCACAGGGCGGGATCGACCGGCTGCCCGCGCCGCTGCACATTTCCAAGGTTGCGCTCGCCGATCCCAAGGACGGCAAGCCCACGCGAGTCCGTTTCGAGACCAAGGACGGCAAGAAGCTGCGCGTCGCGGTCAAGAGCGGGGAGACGATCGATGGCTGA
- the rplF gene encoding 50S ribosomal protein L6 — translation MSRIGKKPVAIPSGVTASIEGKTLSVKGPKGTLTLGLRDEIAYAVEDGQISVKPANDGKTARAFWGMQRTLVSNLIEGVTNGFTKTLDITGVGYRAQSQGKTLKLQLGYSHDVNYAVPEGIEIKTPDNTTVEISGIDKQKVGQVAAEIRRWRKPEPYKGKGIRYRGEYIFRKEGKKK, via the coding sequence ATGAGCCGCATCGGTAAAAAGCCGGTGGCGATCCCCAGCGGCGTCACCGCTTCGATCGAAGGCAAGACGCTTTCGGTGAAGGGCCCCAAGGGCACGCTGACCCTCGGTCTGCGCGACGAGATCGCCTATGCCGTCGAGGACGGCCAGATCTCGGTCAAGCCCGCCAACGACGGCAAGACCGCTCGCGCGTTCTGGGGGATGCAGCGCACGCTCGTCTCGAACCTGATCGAAGGCGTGACCAACGGGTTCACCAAGACGCTCGACATCACCGGCGTCGGCTATCGCGCGCAGTCGCAGGGCAAGACCCTGAAGCTCCAGCTCGGCTACAGCCACGACGTGAACTACGCCGTGCCCGAGGGCATCGAGATCAAGACCCCGGACAACACCACGGTCGAGATCAGCGGGATCGACAAGCAGAAGGTCGGCCAGGTTGCCGCCGAGATCCGCCGCTGGCGCAAGCCCGAACCCTATAAGGGCAAGGGTATCCGCTATCGCGGCGAGTACATCTTCCGCAAGGAAGGGAAGAAGAAGTAA
- the rpmD gene encoding 50S ribosomal protein L30 has protein sequence MAPKTDKKTIKLKQIGSPIRRPEKQKQMLVGLGLGKMHRVVELEDTPEVRGAIAKLPHMVAVVD, from the coding sequence ATGGCCCCCAAGACTGACAAGAAGACCATCAAGCTCAAGCAGATCGGTTCGCCGATCCGCCGCCCGGAAAAGCAGAAGCAGATGCTCGTCGGCCTCGGCCTCGGCAAGATGCATCGCGTGGTCGAACTCGAGGATACCCCCGAGGTCCGCGGCGCGATCGCCAAGCTGCCCCACATGGTGGCGGTGGTCGACTGA
- the rpsH gene encoding 30S ribosomal protein S8, giving the protein MALTDPLGDMLTRIRNGQQAKKDSVLSPASKLRARVLEVLQREGYIRGFSEDATGTHPALRIELKYFEGQPAIKHVARVSKPGRRVYSGSKELPVVRNGLGITIVSTPRGVLSDAEARAQNVGGEVLAEVF; this is encoded by the coding sequence ATGGCTTTGACCGATCCCCTGGGCGATATGCTCACCCGTATCCGCAACGGCCAGCAGGCGAAGAAGGACAGCGTCCTTTCGCCGGCTTCGAAGCTGCGCGCCCGCGTGCTCGAAGTGCTCCAGCGCGAGGGTTATATCCGTGGCTTCAGCGAAGACGCGACCGGCACCCACCCGGCGCTGCGCATCGAGCTGAAGTATTTCGAGGGCCAGCCCGCGATCAAGCACGTGGCTCGCGTCTCCAAGCCCGGGCGCCGCGTCTACTCGGGTTCCAAGGAACTTCCGGTGGTCCGCAACGGCCTGGGCATCACCATCGTCTCGACCCCGCGCGGCGTGCTTTCGGATGCCGAAGCGCGCGCCCAGAACGTCGGCGGCGAAGTGCTCGCGGAGGTATTCTGA
- the rpsC gene encoding 30S ribosomal protein S3, whose translation MGHKSNPIGLRLQINRTWDSRWYAEGRNYQQMLKEDLAIRKFIVESLPQAAISKVVIERPAKNCRVSIYAARPGVIIGKKGADIEKLRSQLAKMTPSDVKLNIVEIRKPEIDSKLVAQGIADQLIRRIAFRRAMKRAMQSAMRLGAEGIKITCGGRLGGAEIARVESYREGRVPAHTLRAHIDYAEAEALTAYGIIGIKVWIFKGEILGHDPMSQDRLMMEAQTSGVRPAADRRG comes from the coding sequence ATGGGTCACAAGAGCAATCCAATCGGCCTGCGCCTGCAGATTAACCGCACCTGGGACAGCCGCTGGTACGCCGAAGGGCGCAACTACCAGCAGATGCTCAAGGAAGACCTGGCGATCCGCAAGTTCATCGTCGAATCGCTGCCCCAGGCGGCGATCTCCAAGGTGGTGATCGAACGGCCGGCCAAGAACTGCCGGGTCTCGATCTACGCAGCCCGTCCCGGGGTGATCATCGGCAAGAAGGGCGCGGACATCGAAAAGCTGCGCTCGCAGCTCGCCAAGATGACGCCGAGCGACGTCAAGCTCAACATCGTCGAAATCCGCAAGCCCGAGATCGACAGCAAGCTCGTCGCGCAGGGCATCGCCGATCAGCTGATCCGCCGGATCGCCTTCCGCCGCGCGATGAAGCGCGCGATGCAGTCGGCGATGCGGCTGGGCGCAGAGGGGATCAAGATCACCTGCGGCGGGCGTTTGGGCGGCGCGGAGATCGCGCGCGTCGAATCGTATCGCGAAGGCCGGGTTCCAGCGCACACCCTGCGCGCGCACATCGATTATGCCGAGGCCGAGGCGCTGACCGCCTACGGCATCATCGGGATCAAGGTGTGGATCTTCAAGGGCGAGATCCTCGGCCACGATCCGATGTCGCAGGACCGCCTGATGATGGAAGCCCAGACCTCTGGCGTGCGGCCTGCCGCCGACCGCCGCGGTTAA
- the rpmC gene encoding 50S ribosomal protein L29, protein MPGKNSGKFEDMRTKTEDQLSESLHELKREAFNLRFQAATNQLERPARIKEVRRDIARIKTLQTERARASAAK, encoded by the coding sequence ATGCCGGGCAAGAATTCCGGAAAGTTCGAAGACATGCGGACCAAGACCGAGGACCAGCTCTCGGAGTCGCTCCACGAGCTGAAGCGCGAGGCGTTCAACCTGCGCTTCCAGGCCGCGACCAACCAGCTCGAGCGTCCGGCGCGGATCAAGGAAGTCCGTCGCGACATCGCCCGGATCAAGACGCTGCAGACCGAGCGCGCTCGCGCCTCGGCGGCGAAGTAA
- the rplP gene encoding 50S ribosomal protein L16, with amino-acid sequence MLQPKKHKFRKAFKGRIKGDAKGGTDLNFGSYGLKALEPERITARQIEAARRAITRHIKRQGRLWIRIFPDVPVSKKPAEVRQGKGKGAVEYWAARVKPGRILFELDGVAGPLAAEAFSRAAMKLPIKVKVVARLGDTSHLGAE; translated from the coding sequence ATGCTGCAACCGAAAAAACATAAGTTCCGCAAGGCTTTCAAGGGTCGGATCAAGGGCGACGCCAAGGGCGGCACCGATCTGAACTTCGGCTCGTACGGCCTCAAGGCGCTGGAGCCGGAGCGGATCACCGCGCGTCAGATCGAAGCGGCCCGCCGCGCCATCACGCGTCACATCAAGCGCCAGGGGCGGTTGTGGATCCGCATCTTCCCCGATGTGCCGGTGTCGAAGAAGCCCGCCGAAGTCCGCCAGGGCAAGGGCAAGGGCGCGGTCGAATACTGGGCGGCGCGGGTCAAGCCGGGCCGCATCCTGTTCGAGCTCGACGGCGTTGCCGGCCCGCTCGCGGCCGAGGCGTTCAGCCGCGCGGCGATGAAGCTGCCAATCAAGGTCAAGGTGGTCGCCCGCCTTGGCGACACTTCGCACCTGGGAGCGGAATGA
- a CDS encoding DUF2946 family protein, which translates to MKALRRTLHGHARLTAALIALALILRAIVPAGYMVSADALTLTIEICADTSGQHLTRQIVVPRNDAPDQPKHDSAKGTAGCPFASLWAAGLDSTTPPALAVLALACILILGLAPRRPPVARRQPFLRPPLRAPPVLA; encoded by the coding sequence GTGAAGGCGCTGCGAAGGACCCTGCACGGCCACGCCCGCCTGACCGCGGCGCTGATCGCGCTCGCCCTGATCCTGCGGGCGATCGTCCCGGCCGGATACATGGTCTCGGCCGACGCGTTGACGCTGACCATCGAGATCTGCGCCGATACTTCGGGGCAGCACCTGACCCGCCAGATTGTCGTCCCGCGGAACGACGCGCCGGATCAGCCCAAGCACGATTCCGCGAAAGGCACCGCCGGTTGCCCCTTCGCATCCCTGTGGGCGGCGGGACTCGACAGCACGACGCCGCCAGCACTCGCCGTACTGGCGCTGGCGTGCATCCTGATTCTCGGACTGGCGCCGCGGCGCCCGCCCGTTGCGCGAAGGCAGCCGTTCCTGCGGCCACCGCTGCGCGCGCCTCCCGTTCTCGCCTGA
- the gdhA gene encoding NADP-specific glutamate dehydrogenase: MAVSDHVDLPTFMEGVKKRNQGQPEFCQAVQEVAEDIFDFMQDKEQYHSQQILRRIAEPDRVVSFRVCWEDDNGNVRVQRGWRVQNNNAIGPYKGGIRFHPSVTESVLKFLAFEQTFKNALTGLPMGGGKGGSNFNPKGKSVREIMRFCQSFMTELYRHIGADIDVPAGDIGVGGREIGFMFGQYKRITNEFTGVLTGKGLEWGGSLIRTEATGYGAVYFLQNMLAVKNQDLVGKTAVISGSGNVATHAAEKIVQLGGKVLTLSDSGGFIHDPDGITQEKIDWVKEHKTHRRGRIEEYCDEFKSASFTKGKTPWGVPCDVALPCATQNELLGEDAKTLVANGCTAVSEGANMPTDLDGVHVFKHHKILYAPGKASNAGGVAVSGLEMSQNSERRSWKEDELQQMLKDIMLGIHQSCLTYGDQGGGYIDYVKGANIAGFKKVADAMLAFGVV; this comes from the coding sequence GTGGCCGTATCCGATCATGTCGACCTGCCGACCTTCATGGAGGGCGTGAAGAAGCGCAACCAGGGGCAACCCGAATTCTGCCAGGCGGTCCAGGAAGTCGCCGAAGACATCTTCGACTTCATGCAGGACAAGGAACAGTACCACTCGCAACAGATCCTGCGCCGCATCGCAGAGCCGGATCGCGTGGTCAGTTTCCGCGTCTGCTGGGAAGACGACAATGGCAACGTCCGCGTCCAGCGCGGCTGGCGGGTGCAGAACAACAACGCGATCGGACCCTACAAGGGCGGCATCCGCTTTCACCCCAGCGTCACCGAAAGCGTGCTGAAGTTCCTCGCTTTCGAGCAGACCTTCAAGAACGCGCTCACCGGCCTGCCGATGGGCGGGGGCAAGGGCGGCTCGAACTTCAATCCCAAGGGCAAGAGCGTGCGCGAGATCATGCGCTTCTGCCAATCGTTCATGACCGAGCTGTACCGTCACATCGGCGCCGACATCGACGTGCCCGCGGGCGACATCGGTGTGGGCGGCCGCGAAATCGGCTTCATGTTCGGCCAGTACAAGCGGATCACCAACGAGTTCACCGGGGTGCTGACCGGCAAGGGTCTCGAATGGGGCGGCTCGCTGATCCGCACCGAGGCGACCGGCTATGGTGCGGTCTACTTCCTCCAGAACATGCTGGCGGTGAAGAACCAGGATCTGGTCGGCAAGACCGCGGTCATTTCGGGATCGGGCAACGTCGCCACCCACGCCGCGGAAAAGATCGTCCAGCTGGGAGGTAAAGTGCTGACGCTATCGGATTCGGGCGGCTTCATCCACGATCCCGACGGGATCACCCAGGAGAAGATCGACTGGGTCAAGGAACACAAGACCCACCGCCGCGGCCGGATCGAGGAATACTGCGACGAGTTCAAGAGCGCCAGCTTCACCAAGGGCAAGACCCCGTGGGGCGTACCGTGCGACGTCGCGCTGCCATGCGCGACGCAGAACGAGCTGTTGGGCGAAGACGCCAAGACGCTGGTTGCCAACGGCTGCACCGCGGTGTCCGAAGGCGCCAACATGCCGACCGACCTCGACGGCGTGCACGTCTTCAAGCACCACAAGATCCTCTACGCCCCGGGCAAGGCGTCCAACGCCGGTGGCGTCGCGGTCTCGGGTCTGGAGATGAGCCAGAATTCCGAGCGCCGCTCGTGGAAGGAAGACGAGCTCCAGCAGATGCTCAAGGACATCATGCTGGGCATCCACCAGTCTTGCCTGACCTATGGCGACCAAGGCGGCGGCTACATCGATTACGTCAAGGGCGCGAACATCGCCGGCTTCAAGAAGGTGGCCGATGCGATGCTGGCGTTCGGGGTGGTGTGA
- the rpsN gene encoding 30S ribosomal protein S14, whose product MAKLSSINKNERRKKLVKKYAARYASLKAKADDKSLDETERLMARLKLAEIPRNGNPTRVRNRCATTGRPRGVYRKFGLNRIEIRNLGNKGMIPGLTKSSW is encoded by the coding sequence ATGGCGAAACTGAGTTCCATCAACAAGAACGAGCGGCGCAAGAAGCTCGTGAAGAAGTACGCAGCGCGGTATGCTTCGCTGAAGGCCAAGGCCGACGACAAGTCGCTCGACGAGACCGAGCGGCTGATGGCGCGCCTGAAGCTGGCGGAAATTCCCCGCAACGGGAATCCCACCCGCGTGCGCAACCGCTGCGCCACCACCGGCCGCCCCCGCGGCGTCTACCGCAAGTTCGGCCTCAACCGGATCGAGATCAGGAACCTTGGCAACAAGGGCATGATCCCCGGTCTGACCAAGTCGAGCTGGTGA
- the rpsE gene encoding 30S ribosomal protein S5, translating to MADENTIPDSATPGEAVEVAAPAREGRGPGGGNRGGNRGPGGGNRGGNDRNRGGRGGNDRNRGRGGDDDGGEELIEKLVHINRVSKTVKGGKRFGFAALVVVGDGKGRAGFGKGKAREVPEAITKATSAAKKAMVRVPLKEGRTLHHDGKGRFGAGKVNVRTAPAGTGIIAGGPMRAVFESLGVADVVTKSVGSSNPYNMIRATFDALTDQTSPKSVAQRRGKKVADLLGRGGGTQAEAEADALAVVE from the coding sequence ATGGCTGACGAAAACACCATCCCTGATTCCGCGACGCCCGGCGAAGCCGTCGAAGTCGCGGCTCCTGCGCGCGAGGGTCGTGGCCCCGGCGGCGGCAACCGTGGCGGCAACCGCGGCCCCGGCGGCGGCAACCGCGGCGGAAACGATCGCAACCGTGGCGGGCGCGGCGGCAACGACCGCAACCGCGGCCGCGGCGGCGACGACGATGGCGGCGAGGAACTGATCGAGAAGCTGGTCCACATCAACCGGGTCTCCAAGACGGTGAAGGGCGGCAAGCGCTTCGGGTTCGCCGCGCTGGTCGTGGTCGGCGACGGCAAGGGCCGCGCGGGCTTCGGCAAGGGCAAGGCCCGCGAAGTGCCCGAGGCGATCACCAAGGCGACGTCGGCCGCCAAGAAGGCGATGGTCCGCGTTCCGCTCAAGGAGGGCCGCACCTTGCATCACGACGGCAAGGGCCGGTTCGGCGCGGGCAAAGTCAACGTGCGGACCGCTCCGGCGGGAACCGGCATCATCGCCGGCGGCCCTATGCGCGCCGTTTTCGAAAGCCTGGGCGTGGCCGACGTGGTGACCAAGTCGGTCGGCTCGTCCAACCCCTACAACATGATCCGCGCCACGTTCGACGCGCTGACCGACCAGACTTCGCCGAAGTCGGTCGCTCAGCGGCGCGGCAAGAAGGTCGCCGATCTGCTCGGCCGCGGCGGTGGCACCCAGGCCGAGGCGGAAGCCGACGCCTTGGCGGTGGTGGAGTAA
- the rplO gene encoding 50S ribosomal protein L15 yields the protein MKLNDLRDNDGARKGRMRVGRGIGSGKGKTAGRGQKGAKARSGVSVAGFEGGQMPLHMRIPKRGFNNIFAKDFAEVNLGLIQKAIDNGKLDAAKPIDHAALKAAGLARGGKDGVRLLGKGAFSAKATFAVAGVSKGAREAVEKAGGKIELPEAQPSEHDKKTARREVNKTAKAALTKK from the coding sequence ATGAAACTCAACGATCTTCGTGACAACGATGGTGCCCGCAAGGGCCGGATGCGCGTCGGACGCGGCATCGGCTCGGGCAAGGGCAAGACCGCGGGCCGCGGCCAGAAGGGCGCCAAGGCGCGTTCGGGCGTCAGCGTCGCCGGGTTCGAGGGCGGCCAGATGCCGCTCCACATGCGAATCCCGAAGCGCGGCTTCAACAACATCTTCGCCAAGGACTTCGCCGAGGTGAACCTCGGGCTGATCCAGAAGGCGATCGACAACGGCAAGCTCGACGCGGCCAAGCCGATCGATCACGCCGCGCTCAAGGCTGCCGGTCTCGCCCGCGGCGGCAAGGACGGCGTTCGCCTGCTCGGCAAGGGCGCGTTCTCCGCCAAGGCCACCTTCGCGGTGGCGGGGGTAAGCAAGGGCGCGCGCGAAGCGGTCGAGAAGGCCGGTGGCAAGATCGAACTGCCCGAGGCCCAACCCAGCGAGCACGACAAGAAGACCGCGCGGCGCGAGGTCAACAAGACCGCCAAGGCCGCGCTCACCAAGAAGTAA
- the secY gene encoding preprotein translocase subunit SecY: MASRADNIVSNFTLANFSKASDLKQRIWFTIGALIVFRFLSFVPLPGVNPLILETLYDQTRGGILDMFNTFSGGSLQRMSLIALGIMPYITASIVVQLAASLHPALMALKKEGESGRKKLNQYTRYGTVFLTALQGYFLAVGLESYAAQSALQAVVMPGMLFRIGAVISLVGGTMFLLWIGEQITARGIGNGTSLIIMAGIVASMPSFIGNLGTQYSTGSIGAFTVFAMVGAVVVLVLFICFMERAQRRLLIQYPKRASQKGMMQADRSHLPLKINTAGVIPPIFASSLLLLPLTVTQFAGKSVAPESTAGTVLVALNQYLRHGAPLYMALYAIGIIFFCFFYTAVVFNPEETADNLKRNGGFIPGIRPGKNTATYLDYVLTRITVIGAAYITIVCVIPEYVIAQTGMRLFFAGGTSLLIVVNVTVDTITQIQSHLLAHQYGDLIKKAKLKGRLR; this comes from the coding sequence ATGGCATCACGCGCCGACAACATCGTCAGCAACTTCACGCTCGCCAACTTTTCCAAGGCGAGCGACCTCAAGCAGCGCATCTGGTTCACGATCGGCGCGCTGATCGTGTTCCGTTTCCTCAGCTTCGTGCCGCTGCCCGGCGTCAATCCGCTGATCCTGGAAACGCTGTACGACCAGACGCGTGGCGGCATCCTCGACATGTTCAACACGTTTTCGGGCGGTTCGCTTCAGCGGATGAGCCTGATTGCGCTGGGGATCATGCCCTACATCACCGCCTCGATCGTGGTCCAACTCGCCGCCTCGCTCCATCCCGCGCTGATGGCGCTGAAGAAGGAAGGCGAGAGCGGGCGCAAGAAGCTCAACCAGTACACCCGATACGGCACGGTCTTCCTTACCGCGCTGCAGGGCTATTTCCTCGCCGTCGGCCTCGAAAGCTACGCCGCGCAGAGCGCGCTGCAGGCCGTGGTCATGCCCGGTATGCTGTTCCGCATCGGTGCGGTCATCAGCTTGGTCGGGGGAACCATGTTCCTGCTGTGGATCGGCGAGCAGATCACCGCGCGCGGGATCGGCAACGGCACTTCGCTGATCATCATGGCCGGGATCGTCGCGTCGATGCCATCGTTCATCGGCAATCTCGGCACGCAGTACAGCACCGGATCGATCGGTGCATTCACCGTGTTCGCGATGGTCGGCGCCGTCGTCGTGCTGGTGCTGTTCATCTGCTTCATGGAGCGCGCCCAGCGGCGCCTGCTGATCCAGTATCCCAAGCGCGCCAGCCAGAAAGGCATGATGCAGGCGGATCGCAGCCACCTGCCGCTCAAGATCAACACCGCCGGCGTGATCCCGCCGATCTTCGCCAGCTCGCTGTTGCTGCTGCCGCTGACCGTGACCCAATTCGCGGGCAAGTCGGTGGCGCCGGAATCGACCGCGGGGACGGTGCTGGTCGCGCTCAACCAGTATCTGCGTCACGGCGCGCCGCTGTACATGGCGCTTTATGCGATCGGGATCATCTTCTTCTGCTTCTTCTACACCGCGGTGGTGTTCAACCCGGAAGAGACCGCCGACAACCTCAAGCGCAACGGCGGCTTCATCCCCGGCATCCGCCCGGGCAAGAACACCGCGACCTATCTCGATTACGTGCTGACCCGGATCACCGTGATCGGCGCGGCGTATATCACCATCGTCTGCGTGATCCCCGAATACGTGATCGCGCAGACCGGGATGCGGCTGTTCTTCGCCGGCGGCACCAGCCTGCTGATCGTGGTCAACGTCACGGTCGATACGATCACCCAGATCCAGTCGCACCTGCTGGCGCACCAGTACGGCGACTTGATCAAGAAGGCCAAGCTGAAGGGTCGCTTGCGCTAG